A DNA window from uncultured Methanoregula sp. contains the following coding sequences:
- a CDS encoding hydrogenase subunit, which translates to MIETALAQGFIKILFVVVIITAAYIISTRNLLSLVSVYALQSLTLVLIALALYSIEDAPVLLAIAVITFASKVIIIPYFIATIQEKVRIRRDIEFHFLSPTTSLIISMGLMLVIYIAFSKILEGTPARQSFLFFGAVLGISLMLMGMLVTFSRKRAITKVLGYLTMENGVLLFGMFVTELPFIIEFLIIIDLIIVVLLTTILTVGIDSTLEDYHKRLHRFHLWEEEESP; encoded by the coding sequence ATGATCGAAACAGCCCTTGCGCAGGGATTCATCAAGATCCTCTTCGTTGTCGTCATCATCACTGCGGCCTACATCATCTCAACGCGCAACCTGCTCTCCCTCGTATCCGTGTACGCCCTCCAGTCCTTAACGCTCGTCCTGATCGCCCTTGCCCTCTACTCGATCGAAGATGCGCCGGTCCTTCTCGCGATTGCCGTTATCACGTTTGCAAGCAAGGTGATCATCATCCCCTACTTCATAGCAACCATCCAGGAGAAAGTCCGGATCCGCCGGGATATCGAGTTCCATTTCCTGAGCCCGACGACTTCCCTGATCATCTCGATGGGGCTGATGCTCGTCATCTACATCGCGTTTTCGAAAATCCTCGAAGGAACCCCGGCCCGGCAGAGTTTCCTCTTCTTCGGGGCGGTCCTTGGCATCTCGCTGATGCTCATGGGAATGCTCGTGACCTTCTCGCGCAAGCGGGCGATCACAAAGGTGCTCGGCTACCTGACCATGGAGAACGGCGTCCTGCTCTTCGGCATGTTTGTGACCGAGCTGCCCTTCATCATCGAATTTTTGATCATCATCGACCTGATAATCGTTGTACTCCTGACAACCATCCTCACGGTCGGGATCGACTCCACTCTTGAGGATTATCATAAGAGACTCCACCGCTTCCATCTCTGGGAAGAGGAGGAGAGCCCATGA
- a CDS encoding Mut7-C RNAse domain-containing protein, which yields MSADPDPGQRFIADRMLGTLTRYLRFMGYDTTSANTFAPGNRKEDTHLLDLALQENRILLTGDAELARRGRERAVYIRSGDVAGQIQQLVDLGLVEQRIFLNRCSLCNTLLREARAEEIQGAEYAPREREHLTFFWCGNCKKLYWNGSHEKQLKKRLGAISEKR from the coding sequence ATGTCGGCTGATCCGGACCCGGGACAGCGGTTCATCGCGGACCGGATGCTTGGCACCCTCACGCGGTACCTGCGGTTCATGGGCTATGACACAACGAGCGCAAACACCTTTGCGCCGGGAAACCGGAAGGAAGACACGCACCTCCTCGACCTGGCGCTGCAGGAGAACCGCATCCTCCTCACCGGGGATGCCGAGCTTGCAAGGCGCGGAAGAGAGCGGGCAGTGTACATCCGGAGCGGGGACGTTGCAGGGCAGATACAGCAGCTCGTGGATCTCGGGCTTGTCGAACAACGGATTTTCCTGAACCGCTGTTCGCTCTGCAACACCCTCCTGCGGGAAGCCCGGGCCGAGGAGATACAGGGCGCGGAATACGCACCCAGAGAGAGAGAACACCTCACCTTCTTCTGGTGCGGGAACTGCAAAAAACTGTACTGGAACGGCTCTCACGAGAAACAACTCAAAAAGAGGTTGGGAGCAATTTCGGAAAAGCGGTGA
- the amrS gene encoding AmmeMemoRadiSam system radical SAM enzyme, protein MHEARQYGRSANNEVRCSLCSHRCRIHEGKRGICGVRENHNGTLYATTYGRISAEAVDPIEKKPLYHFLPGTRSYSLGSIGCNFHCQHCQNWHISRADRDAVQLPNLSPEEGVRRAQESGCASISWTYNEPTIWHEYTLDMGTLARAAGLGTVYVTNGYITEEALRELSPMLSAYRVDLKAFTDDFYRKICGARLQPVLDSAVLARELGMHIETVTLVIPGLNDNLEEQAALIRWVIENLGPDTPMHFSAFHPDYQMTDRNNTPLATLEKICTKAKELGLRFPYIGNARSHKYENTYCPACGALLIERSGFSSRIAGLDGQQCRSCGEQTGIVRHVG, encoded by the coding sequence ATGCACGAGGCACGCCAGTACGGGAGATCCGCAAACAACGAGGTACGGTGTTCGCTCTGCAGCCACCGGTGCCGGATCCACGAGGGAAAACGCGGGATCTGCGGAGTGCGGGAGAACCATAACGGCACCCTGTATGCCACAACGTACGGCAGGATCAGTGCCGAGGCAGTGGACCCCATCGAGAAAAAGCCGCTGTACCATTTCCTGCCGGGCACGCGATCGTACTCGCTGGGCAGCATCGGCTGCAACTTCCATTGCCAGCACTGCCAGAACTGGCACATCTCCCGGGCTGACCGCGATGCGGTACAGCTACCCAATCTCTCGCCGGAAGAAGGGGTGAGGAGGGCACAGGAGAGCGGCTGCGCAAGCATCTCCTGGACCTACAACGAGCCGACCATCTGGCACGAGTACACGCTCGACATGGGCACGCTCGCCCGGGCGGCCGGCCTTGGCACGGTCTATGTCACGAACGGGTACATAACGGAAGAGGCTTTGCGTGAACTCTCGCCCATGCTCTCCGCATACCGGGTGGACCTCAAGGCATTCACGGATGATTTCTACAGGAAAATTTGCGGAGCCCGTCTCCAGCCGGTCCTCGACTCCGCGGTACTTGCCCGCGAGCTGGGCATGCATATCGAGACGGTCACGCTCGTCATCCCCGGCCTCAACGACAATCTTGAGGAACAGGCTGCCCTGATCCGCTGGGTTATTGAGAACCTCGGGCCTGATACGCCTATGCACTTCTCCGCGTTCCACCCCGATTACCAGATGACCGATCGCAATAACACACCGCTTGCAACCCTGGAAAAGATCTGCACAAAAGCAAAGGAGCTTGGTCTCCGCTTCCCGTACATCGGCAATGCCAGAAGCCACAAGTACGAGAACACGTACTGCCCGGCCTGCGGGGCGCTCCTCATCGAACGGTCCGGCTTCTCCAGCCGGATCGCGGGGCTGGACGGGCAGCAGTGCAGGTCCTGCGGGGAACAGACCGGGATCGTGCGGCATGTCGGCTGA
- a CDS encoding DUF4405 domain-containing protein — MTDQQIVRWSVDVALGIVFLVSLITGLAKLTVVLRATGLGQVVLPLALISDIHDTSGVLLAILVFIHLYLNRKWIRATTKRILAGTRNDSS; from the coding sequence ATGACAGATCAACAAATCGTCCGATGGTCCGTGGATGTTGCACTGGGAATTGTGTTCCTCGTAAGCCTGATTACCGGTCTTGCCAAACTCACCGTCGTTTTACGGGCAACCGGCCTTGGGCAGGTGGTCCTGCCGCTTGCGCTGATCTCCGACATCCACGACACGTCCGGCGTCCTCCTCGCAATTCTTGTCTTTATCCACCTGTACCTGAACCGGAAATGGATACGGGCAACAACCAAGCGGATCCTTGCAGGAACCAGGAATGATTCCAGCTAA
- a CDS encoding NADH-quinone oxidoreductase subunit C, with the protein MTARTDAGFIAAREMASCISDPSRIVSGCSGECYVSVSEGEFESVVSFLSAGKCVLSGLFCVEGFDPGYRFSLFYVFEKKSGILVVVRNVRDRAKSIARIFPSACWFERECRDGFGVEFDEAFDDRRLFLHETYPDDFHPLKKSVQNVPIRPLSSVAPDREYPFRKVSGEGVYQVPVGPVHAGIIEPGHFRFSVIGETVFNLEIRMFYKHRGIEKLAEGKSPVDCVRIAESVSGDESVANATAFCMAVERIAGTQIPPRSWHLRTIFLELERICSHLGDQAGMLVDVAFPLGANQFSVLREEVFRMNAHLTGSRFLRGMICCGGLTHDISRQQLTDLKEFTSHFRKRYRVGLKIVLSTTSVIDRFATTGVIKKSLLQPLNITGPAARASGGNVDVRIDHPYGIYDRVVPKPKPLNDGDVLSRFTVKASEILDSLELIGELLDSMPEGEICGGFVPRDGYALSLVESCRGENLCWVLIRNGVVDRYKVRTASFCNWQAIEHAVQGNIVPDFPVINKSLNLSYAGTDL; encoded by the coding sequence ATGACTGCAAGGACTGATGCAGGATTTATTGCTGCCCGGGAGATGGCAAGCTGTATCAGCGATCCCTCCCGGATCGTCAGCGGGTGCAGCGGGGAGTGCTATGTCTCCGTATCAGAAGGGGAGTTTGAGTCCGTTGTCTCGTTCCTCTCGGCGGGCAAGTGCGTCCTGTCGGGTCTCTTCTGCGTTGAAGGATTCGATCCGGGCTACCGGTTCTCGCTCTTCTACGTTTTTGAGAAGAAGTCGGGGATCCTTGTCGTTGTGCGCAATGTCAGGGACCGGGCGAAATCCATTGCCCGGATCTTTCCCTCGGCCTGCTGGTTCGAACGCGAATGCCGGGACGGGTTCGGGGTGGAGTTCGACGAAGCCTTCGATGACCGCCGCCTCTTTTTGCACGAGACGTACCCTGATGATTTCCATCCGCTCAAAAAATCCGTGCAGAATGTTCCGATCCGGCCCCTGTCCTCGGTTGCACCGGACCGGGAATATCCTTTCCGGAAAGTGAGCGGTGAAGGCGTGTACCAGGTCCCGGTTGGGCCGGTGCATGCCGGGATCATCGAGCCCGGGCATTTCCGGTTCAGCGTTATCGGAGAGACGGTCTTCAACCTGGAGATCCGCATGTTCTACAAGCACCGGGGTATCGAGAAGCTGGCCGAAGGCAAAAGTCCGGTGGACTGCGTGCGGATCGCGGAATCTGTCAGCGGCGACGAGTCGGTTGCGAATGCGACAGCGTTCTGTATGGCAGTGGAACGGATTGCAGGGACACAAATCCCACCCCGGTCCTGGCACCTGCGCACCATCTTCCTGGAACTCGAACGGATCTGCTCTCATCTCGGGGACCAGGCCGGCATGCTCGTGGATGTTGCGTTCCCGCTGGGTGCGAACCAGTTCTCGGTCCTCCGGGAAGAGGTCTTCCGGATGAACGCCCACCTGACCGGCTCCCGGTTCCTGCGGGGCATGATCTGCTGTGGCGGTCTGACCCATGATATCAGCCGGCAGCAACTCACCGATCTTAAGGAATTCACCAGCCATTTCAGGAAGCGTTACCGGGTAGGACTCAAGATCGTCCTCTCGACAACCTCTGTCATCGACCGGTTTGCCACAACCGGCGTTATCAAAAAGAGCCTGCTCCAGCCGCTCAATATCACCGGCCCGGCAGCCCGGGCCTCGGGGGGAAATGTGGATGTCCGGATCGATCACCCGTACGGCATCTATGATCGCGTGGTTCCAAAACCCAAGCCTCTCAATGACGGGGATGTCCTGTCCCGGTTCACCGTCAAGGCCTCCGAGATCCTCGATTCGCTGGAGCTCATCGGGGAACTGCTGGACTCCATGCCCGAAGGTGAAATCTGCGGCGGCTTTGTTCCCCGCGACGGGTATGCCCTCTCCCTTGTTGAGTCCTGCAGGGGAGAGAACCTCTGCTGGGTTCTTATACGGAACGGTGTTGTGGACCGGTATAAAGTCCGGACCGCCTCATTCTGCAACTGGCAGGCGATCGAACACGCGGTCCAGGGAAACATCGTGCCGGACTTTCCGGTCATCAACAAGAGCCTGAACCTGTCGTATGCAGGAACCGACCTGTGA
- a CDS encoding NADH-quinone oxidoreductase subunit B family protein, with translation MVNALSCLLKKKVRSDLPEYDTEIEALGRDLRCGIDSVFGRSLAIRELDCGSDNATEIEINNLNNPYYDIERFGITFVASPRHADVLIVTGAVTHNMAIAAKKTYDAMPSPKFVVAVGDDACNGGIFAGTYAVLGGADKLFPVDLKIPGNPPTPVQILEGLLALMKKARGIT, from the coding sequence ATGGTAAATGCCCTTTCCTGTCTTTTAAAAAAGAAAGTGAGAAGCGATCTGCCGGAGTACGATACTGAGATCGAAGCGCTCGGGCGGGATCTCCGGTGCGGGATTGATTCGGTTTTCGGGCGCAGCCTTGCGATCCGGGAACTGGACTGCGGCAGCGACAATGCCACCGAGATCGAGATCAACAACTTAAACAACCCGTATTACGATATCGAGCGGTTCGGCATCACGTTCGTTGCCTCGCCCCGGCATGCGGACGTCCTGATCGTGACCGGCGCAGTCACGCACAACATGGCGATTGCGGCGAAGAAGACCTACGATGCCATGCCGTCACCCAAATTCGTTGTTGCCGTAGGGGACGATGCCTGCAATGGCGGGATCTTTGCCGGGACCTACGCGGTTCTTGGCGGCGCCGACAAACTCTTTCCCGTGGACCTGAAGATCCCCGGCAATCCTCCGACCCCTGTCCAGATCCTCGAGGGCCTGCTCGCCCTGATGAAAAAAGCGCGGGGAATTACGTAA
- a CDS encoding proton-conducting transporter membrane subunit produces MILIAFIACTAAALLLVALSHTPKRMNLVCTAQAVLFVIIAVFVLLFEVVPVSSFLVGSQFFFIDHLGIFEILITAVIFSLAAVYARGYVDGLLESGELEKGSLKLFYAAWILLLLLIVLAFCSDNLALFWIFAELTTITSAVLIATLSARENIDAAIKYIFVASVAMLFSFVGLIFLFETSRTVLGPGNGTLNWTGLMQHAAAFPTGMMVAASALVFIGFAAKSGIFPFHTWLPEAHAKAPSAVSAILSGVLLNVGIYGILRMAAIVHQNAAIATIAPLVGLFGVLTIAIAAFSMLPQKNLKKLIAFSSVENMGILLIGIAVGTPLAIFWVLFHILAHSLTKASLFLSAGILHRQYRSHLSSDALDEIRDVFRLQPLAAWGIIIGGLAIIGMPPFPVFWSKLFILLGLGAVSPIVLAIVLVLLFVAAVGLGYFVIVAFTQVTPPGQSPDIEQYPTPAGMKAPIVILLCLILILGLVFTSGEISFFNEIVSELRF; encoded by the coding sequence ATGATCCTGATAGCCTTCATTGCCTGCACCGCCGCAGCCCTCCTGCTCGTCGCGCTGAGCCACACCCCCAAACGCATGAACCTGGTCTGCACCGCCCAGGCCGTGCTCTTTGTGATCATCGCAGTCTTCGTTCTCCTGTTCGAAGTCGTGCCGGTCTCCTCGTTTTTGGTCGGCAGCCAGTTTTTCTTTATCGACCACCTGGGGATCTTCGAGATCCTGATAACTGCAGTCATATTCAGCCTCGCGGCGGTTTATGCCCGGGGATACGTTGACGGCCTTCTTGAGAGCGGGGAACTGGAGAAAGGGAGCCTGAAGCTCTTCTACGCGGCCTGGATCCTCCTCCTCCTCCTCATTGTCCTCGCCTTCTGCTCGGACAACCTGGCCCTCTTCTGGATCTTTGCCGAACTGACCACGATCACGTCAGCCGTCCTCATCGCCACCCTGTCGGCGCGGGAGAATATCGATGCCGCGATCAAGTACATCTTCGTTGCCTCGGTTGCCATGCTCTTCTCGTTTGTCGGCCTCATCTTTCTCTTCGAGACCTCGCGAACGGTCCTCGGGCCCGGGAACGGGACCCTGAACTGGACCGGGCTCATGCAGCATGCAGCCGCATTCCCGACCGGCATGATGGTTGCGGCATCGGCGCTCGTCTTTATCGGGTTTGCTGCAAAATCGGGTATCTTCCCGTTCCATACCTGGCTTCCCGAAGCCCATGCAAAAGCTCCGTCAGCGGTCAGCGCAATCCTGTCCGGTGTCCTCCTCAACGTGGGTATTTACGGGATCCTCCGCATGGCGGCCATTGTCCACCAGAACGCGGCGATTGCAACGATTGCCCCGCTCGTCGGTCTTTTCGGTGTCCTGACGATCGCGATCGCGGCTTTCTCGATGCTCCCGCAGAAGAACCTAAAGAAGCTCATCGCGTTCTCGAGCGTCGAGAACATGGGTATCCTGCTCATCGGCATTGCGGTCGGGACGCCCCTTGCGATCTTCTGGGTACTCTTCCACATCCTGGCCCATTCCCTGACAAAAGCCTCGCTCTTCTTATCGGCAGGGATCCTCCACCGCCAGTACCGCAGTCATCTCTCGAGCGATGCGCTCGACGAGATCCGGGACGTCTTCCGGCTCCAGCCCCTTGCAGCCTGGGGCATCATCATCGGCGGGCTTGCCATCATCGGCATGCCCCCATTCCCTGTCTTCTGGTCCAAGCTCTTCATCCTGCTCGGCCTTGGCGCCGTCTCGCCTATCGTCCTTGCCATTGTGCTCGTGCTGCTCTTCGTAGCCGCGGTGGGGCTTGGCTATTTCGTGATTGTTGCCTTTACGCAGGTGACGCCGCCGGGCCAGAGCCCGGATATCGAGCAGTACCCGACACCGGCAGGCATGAAGGCGCCCATTGTCATTCTCTTATGTCTGATCCTCATCCTCGGGCTGGTCTTCACATCCGGGGAGATTTCTTTCTTCAATGAGATCGTTTCGGAGTTGAGATTCTGA
- the pyrH gene encoding UMP kinase: MKTVVISLGGSILIPKLENHTIREYVPVLKKIHKSHRLFVVVGGGGEARRYISVTRELGIDEGTSDEIGILITRLNATMLIAALGGEAYPKVAESHSEAKKFAESGKIVVMGGITPGQTTDAVAAVLAERVGAAVFINATSVDGIYSDDPNKVPDATRFDTLTPQQLLDIVGSKGLGAGSNNVLDIVAARVVERSGIPLVVLDGRDPKNLANAILKGKYTGTVVSDKKKKALPL; this comes from the coding sequence ATGAAGACGGTTGTCATCTCGCTTGGCGGTTCCATCCTGATCCCGAAACTGGAGAACCACACCATCAGGGAATATGTCCCGGTTCTGAAGAAGATCCACAAGAGCCACCGGCTCTTTGTCGTGGTTGGCGGGGGCGGCGAGGCCAGGCGCTATATCAGCGTGACCCGGGAACTTGGCATCGACGAGGGGACCTCGGATGAGATAGGCATTCTCATCACCCGGCTGAATGCAACCATGCTGATCGCGGCTCTCGGGGGAGAGGCTTACCCGAAAGTGGCCGAGAGCCACTCGGAGGCCAAGAAGTTTGCCGAGTCCGGCAAGATCGTTGTCATGGGCGGGATAACCCCCGGCCAGACCACCGATGCCGTTGCTGCCGTGCTTGCCGAACGCGTGGGCGCGGCGGTCTTCATCAATGCAACCTCGGTCGATGGCATCTACTCCGATGACCCGAACAAGGTTCCGGATGCGACCCGTTTTGACACCCTCACCCCGCAGCAGCTCCTGGATATCGTGGGAAGCAAGGGCCTCGGGGCCGGCTCGAACAATGTGCTGGACATCGTTGCTGCCCGGGTTGTCGAGCGCAGCGGCATCCCGCTCGTGGTGCTGGACGGCCGGGATCCGAAAAATCTTGCAAACGCGATCCTCAAGGGAAAATATACCGGCACGGTCGTTTCCGACAAAAAGAAGAAGGCGCTGCCTCTTTAG
- a CDS encoding histidine kinase N-terminal 7TM domain-containing protein — protein sequence MKIWVLLDPAILFSQTLARVIAWYPGGQEGPDMSWQYSSLALITAMAMVILFAFTLFAWKRRHTPGIIPLLVLFAAATIWLAALAVSMTATDLDTVLFANTLSYPAIVTIPVAYLLFALWYTEHDYRPSRLFLALLFVIPVLSVCLVATNNLHHLYYTGFSTIEGPRHTLIWVFGRAPLYWITASYSFVLTLSALLLFTIRYRTVGMLFRNQIALVLAAGLFPFLATLFYYLDLGPEAGFDWTPVMFVISGSLLIAAMLNFELLSLQPLTHSFLVRTIKDGVVATNAGGTITLINPAGSVLLGVTEDQGVGRQLTEFVPGLGRFITTPGTPGPEGNEITIPQGDSARIFEVQTVAIPPDAGHDGGAILIFRDVTERKNAETAFEKANRKLNLLSGIVRHDIRNKLTALFIYLELAAEDSGRKEEAVDLSKVRDTAEAIRTLADFTQEYQDLGVAAPSWQKPGIILAEAGRSLDCSAIRLVDETAGLEILADRLFQRVIYNLLDNAIRYAQGMTRFTLRYAREGGALILYAEDDGSGIPVADKERVFERGFGHNTGLGLFLARDILGITGITIRETGEPGKGARFEMTVPPGAFRFPEHQKDP from the coding sequence ATGAAGATTTGGGTCCTTTTGGATCCTGCAATACTTTTTTCCCAGACCCTTGCAAGAGTAATAGCATGGTACCCGGGCGGGCAGGAAGGGCCTGACATGAGCTGGCAGTACTCTTCCCTAGCACTTATTACCGCCATGGCAATGGTGATCCTTTTTGCGTTTACCCTGTTTGCATGGAAGCGCCGCCACACCCCGGGAATTATTCCCCTCCTGGTTCTCTTTGCCGCCGCTACGATCTGGCTCGCCGCGCTGGCAGTCTCCATGACGGCAACAGATCTTGATACGGTGCTTTTTGCCAATACCCTCTCGTATCCCGCGATCGTTACCATTCCCGTTGCATACCTGCTCTTCGCGCTCTGGTACACCGAGCACGATTACCGGCCATCCCGCCTTTTTCTTGCGCTCCTCTTCGTGATCCCGGTGCTTTCGGTTTGTCTTGTGGCAACCAACAACCTGCACCATCTTTACTATACGGGGTTTTCCACCATCGAGGGGCCGCGGCACACGCTCATCTGGGTATTCGGCCGCGCCCCCCTGTACTGGATCACTGCCTCCTATTCGTTTGTCCTGACCCTGTCTGCCCTTCTCCTGTTCACGATCCGGTACAGGACCGTTGGCATGCTTTTCCGGAACCAGATTGCCCTTGTCCTTGCCGCAGGTCTCTTCCCGTTCCTTGCAACTCTCTTCTATTACCTCGATCTCGGCCCCGAGGCGGGATTCGACTGGACCCCCGTCATGTTCGTGATCTCGGGCTCGCTCCTGATTGCAGCTATGCTCAACTTCGAGCTCCTGTCGCTCCAGCCCCTGACGCACTCGTTCCTGGTCCGGACCATAAAAGACGGGGTTGTTGCAACCAATGCAGGGGGTACAATCACGCTCATCAATCCTGCCGGATCAGTCCTGCTCGGGGTAACGGAAGACCAGGGAGTGGGCCGGCAGCTGACTGAATTTGTACCCGGGCTGGGCCGGTTTATTACAACTCCCGGCACGCCAGGACCGGAGGGAAACGAGATCACGATCCCCCAGGGGGATTCTGCCCGCATCTTTGAAGTCCAGACCGTTGCGATTCCCCCGGATGCAGGGCATGACGGGGGCGCAATCCTGATCTTCCGCGATGTAACGGAACGAAAGAACGCCGAGACCGCGTTTGAGAAGGCCAACCGCAAACTCAACCTCCTCTCCGGGATCGTCCGGCACGATATCAGGAACAAGCTGACCGCACTTTTCATCTATCTTGAACTGGCTGCTGAAGATTCCGGCAGGAAAGAAGAGGCTGTGGATCTTTCCAAGGTCCGCGATACGGCAGAAGCGATCCGGACGCTTGCCGATTTCACCCAGGAGTACCAGGATCTCGGTGTTGCAGCCCCATCCTGGCAGAAGCCCGGCATTATTCTTGCGGAGGCAGGGCGCAGTCTCGACTGTTCCGCAATACGGCTCGTGGATGAGACCGCTGGTCTTGAGATTCTTGCGGACCGGCTTTTCCAGCGGGTGATATACAACTTGCTGGACAATGCGATCCGGTATGCGCAGGGAATGACCCGCTTCACGCTCCGGTATGCCCGGGAGGGGGGCGCACTCATCCTGTACGCGGAGGACGACGGATCAGGGATTCCCGTTGCGGACAAGGAGCGGGTTTTCGAACGGGGTTTTGGTCACAACACCGGCCTTGGGCTGTTCCTTGCACGGGATATCCTCGGGATAACCGGCATCACGATCCGGGAGACCGGCGAACCGGGGAAAGGGGCCCGGTTCGAGATGACGGTTCCCCCGGGAGCGTTCCGGTTCCCCGAACATCAAAAAGATCCCTGA
- a CDS encoding molybdopterin-dependent oxidoreductase, with protein sequence MNTRWILAILLILVIGAACSFLVLRSPPGISGSVGVPASLAAVEVRSYEGKDLSSVKDFRENSILGPQQVNISGYLLAVTGLARRPQSLSYDEILARYPHYTKVVTLHCVEGWDATILWEGVLFRDILADAGPDSRANTVILTARDGYTTSFPLSYFSDRDILLAYRMNNVTMPAERGYPFQLVAEDKWGYKWIKWVETIELSDDPSYRGYWESRGYSNTGDLDKSRYGP encoded by the coding sequence ATGAATACCCGGTGGATCCTCGCCATCCTTCTCATTCTTGTGATAGGTGCAGCCTGTTCGTTCCTGGTCCTGCGGAGTCCCCCGGGGATCTCCGGATCGGTTGGGGTGCCCGCATCCCTTGCGGCAGTGGAAGTCCGATCGTATGAGGGAAAAGATCTCTCGTCGGTAAAGGATTTCCGGGAGAACTCCATCCTGGGTCCCCAGCAGGTCAATATATCCGGCTACCTCCTGGCCGTGACCGGTCTTGCCCGCCGGCCGCAGTCCCTTTCCTATGACGAGATCCTTGCCCGGTACCCGCATTATACAAAAGTCGTCACCCTTCACTGCGTTGAGGGATGGGATGCAACGATCCTCTGGGAAGGCGTTCTTTTCCGGGACATCCTGGCAGATGCCGGACCAGATTCCCGGGCAAACACGGTGATCCTTACTGCAAGAGACGGGTATACCACATCGTTTCCCCTCTCGTACTTTTCCGATCGCGACATCCTGCTTGCGTACCGGATGAACAATGTGACCATGCCTGCAGAGCGGGGCTATCCCTTCCAGCTCGTGGCCGAGGACAAGTGGGGCTACAAGTGGATCAAGTGGGTGGAGACGATCGAGCTCTCGGACGATCCCTCCTATCGCGGGTACTGGGAATCCCGTGGTTACTCCAATACCGGCGACCTGGACAAGAGCAGGTACGGACCTTAA
- a CDS encoding alpha/beta hydrolase encodes MSLVRKWGAGPYTIAVIHGGPGAPGEVAPVARELSAVRPVLEPLQTETTLDGQVQELRSVLIEQGKVPVTLVGFSWGAYLSWLLAARYPALVKKLILIGCPPFEEEYAASITKTRLVRMKQQDKAEAQEIMGKLNVPDAPGKNALLARLGYLLSRADAFDPANIEDEGFHCQYDIFREVWEEAAELRRTQVLLQMAKSIKCPVVAIHGDWDPHPADGVTVPLSKELADFRFILLEKCGHRPWAERNASEHFYKVLTEEV; translated from the coding sequence ATGAGTCTGGTACGAAAATGGGGGGCAGGACCCTATACCATCGCGGTCATCCACGGGGGTCCGGGAGCTCCCGGCGAAGTAGCTCCCGTTGCCAGGGAATTGTCGGCAGTGCGGCCGGTGCTTGAACCGCTCCAGACCGAGACGACCCTGGACGGGCAGGTCCAGGAGCTCCGGTCGGTTCTCATCGAGCAGGGAAAGGTGCCGGTTACCCTGGTCGGTTTCTCCTGGGGGGCCTATCTGTCGTGGCTTCTTGCCGCCCGGTATCCGGCTCTTGTAAAGAAACTCATCCTCATCGGCTGCCCGCCGTTCGAGGAGGAGTATGCCGCGTCCATCACCAAAACCCGGCTTGTCCGCATGAAGCAGCAGGACAAGGCCGAGGCGCAGGAGATCATGGGAAAACTCAATGTACCGGATGCTCCCGGCAAGAATGCCCTTCTTGCGCGGCTCGGGTACCTGCTCTCCCGCGCCGATGCATTCGACCCGGCCAATATCGAAGACGAAGGGTTCCATTGCCAGTACGATATCTTCCGGGAGGTCTGGGAAGAGGCAGCGGAACTCCGGCGCACGCAGGTTCTCCTCCAGATGGCAAAATCCATCAAGTGCCCCGTTGTTGCAATCCATGGCGACTGGGATCCTCACCCGGCCGACGGGGTTACGGTCCCGCTTTCAAAGGAGCTTGCGGATTTCCGGTTCATCCTTCTGGAAAAATGCGGGCACCGCCCGTGGGCCGAGCGGAATGCATCCGAACATTTCTACAAAGTGCTCACGGAAGAGGTCTGA